The following proteins are encoded in a genomic region of Solea senegalensis isolate Sse05_10M linkage group LG5, IFAPA_SoseM_1, whole genome shotgun sequence:
- the LOC122769442 gene encoding BDNF/NT-3 growth factors receptor-like — protein MGGGMQWQKLISGTVVQHIKRHNIVLKRELGEGAFGKVFLAECYNLSPDQEKILVAVKTLKEASENARKDFHREAELLTNLQHEHIVTFYGVCVESDPLIMVFEYMKHGDLNKFLRAHGPDAVLMAEGQTTRPVELTQSQMLHIAQQIASGMVYLASQHFVHRDLATRNCLVGENLLVKIGDFGMSRDVYSTDYYRVGGHTMLPIRWMPPESIMYRKFTTESDVWSLGVVLWEIFTYGKQPWYQLSNNEVIECITQGRVLQRPRTCPKEVYDLMLGCWQREPHMRLNIKEIHCLLLNLAKASPVYLDILG, from the exons ATGGGAGGAGGAATGCAgtggcagaagctcatttccgGCACag TCGTCCAGCATATTAAGAGACACAACATTGTGTTGAAGAGAGAGCTTGGAGAGGGAGCCTTTGGAAAAGTCTTTCTGGCCGAATGTTACAACCTCTCCCCTGACCAGGAGAAGATACTGGTGGCTGTCAAG ACGCTAAAAGAGGCCAGCGAAAATGCCAGGAAGGATTTCCACCGTGAGGCTGAACTACTGACCAACCTTCAACACGAACACATTGTCACATTCTATGGCGTCTGCGTGGAGAGCGACCCACTCATCATGGTCTTTGAGTACATGAAACATGGAGACCTCAACAAGTTCCTCAG GGCTCACGGTCCAGATGCAGTTCTGATGGCAGAGGGCCAGACCACCAGACCTGTGGAGCTGACCCAGTCTCAGATGCTCCACATTGCCCAGCAGATAGCGTCCGGCATGGTCTACCTGGCATCACAGCATTTTGTGCATCGCGATCTGGCCACCAG GAACTGCCTGGTGGGTGAGAACCTGCTGGTAAAGATTGGGGACTTCGGCATGTCCAGAGACGTCTACAGTACTGACTACTACAGG GTCGGAGGTCACACCATGCTACCAATCCGTTGGATGCCGCCTGAAAGCATCATGTACAGAAAGTTCACCACAGAAAGTGATGTTTGGAGTCTCGGGGTTGTTCTCTGGGAGATCTTCACCTACGGAAAACAGCCTTGGTATCAGCTCTCCAATAATGAG GTGATAGAGTGTATAACCCAGGGCAGAGTGCTGCAACGCCCCAGGACCTGTCCTAAAGAAGTGTATGACCTGATGCTGGGCTGCTGGCAGAGAGAGCCACACATGAGACTCAACATCAAAGAAATCCACTGTCTGCTCCTTAATTTGGCCAAGGCCTCACCTGTATACTTGGATATACTGGGCTGA